The Anaerolineales bacterium region ACATCTGATGTTGACCCACGTCCGTAGCGACGATCGCTCCGCCGCCGGTCGCCTTCCAAATGTCCGCGATGAGATGCGCCACATAGAGTTTGCCGTCGCCGTCCCAATTCTTGATGTCGCGCGAATCGGAGTCATCCTTCCAGTTTTGAATTTCCTGCTTCCATTCATCGTGATCGTATTCATCCACCAGCGGGATCAAATCGCCGACCACCGTTTTCACATCGCCGACGAGCGGAACGTCCACCTGCACATTCTTGTGCATCTCAGACGGATCGATCTCGATGTGGATCTTCTTCGCCTTCGGCGCGTATGTTTTCAGCGTGCCGGTCACGCGGTCGTCGAAACGCATTCCAAACGCAAGGATCAAGTCGGAATTTTGAATCGCAAGGTTTGCGTATGCCTCGCCGTGCATGCCCATCATGCCAAGACTCAATTCATGCGAAGCGGGGAACGCGCCCAATCCAAGCAACGTGCTGGCGACCGGCGTTTGCGTTTTCACCGCGAACTGCATCAACTCGTCTTCGGCTTTCGACATCAACACGCCATGTCCGCATAAAATGACCGGCTTCTTTGCTTTTTCGATCAGCGCAACAGCTTGCTCCAACAAGTTACGCGGCGAACGCGTCACAGGCTTGTACCCCACCAGTTTTACTTCTTCGGGGTACACGAACTCGCACGATTCGACTTGCGCGTTCTTGCAAATATCAATCAACACAGGACCGGGTCGCCCACTGCGAGCAATATAAAATGCCTCACGGATTGTTTCCGCAATTTCATCGGCGCGCGTAACCAAATAATTATGTTTTGTGATCGGCAACGTAATGCCCGTCACATCGGTCTCTTGAAACGCGTCGCCGCCGATCAAATGCGACGCGACCTGACCCGTGATAAAAACAGTCGGCACTGAATCCATCATCGCGGTGCAAATGCCCGTTACAAGATTCGTCGCGCCGGGTCCTGAAGTCGCCATCGCCACACCCACCTTCCCCGACGTGCGCGCGTACCCATCCGCCATGTGCGCCGCGCCTTGCTCATGCCGCACCAACACATGATGCACCGGGTAATTCAGCATCGCGTCGTAGATTGGCATGTTCGCGCCGCCCGGATAACCGAACACCACCTCCACGCCTTCACGCACCAAACATTCCCAAACAATTTCTGCGCCTTTCTTTTTCATCTCTTCTCCTTTTCATTGCGTAGCGCACAGCGACGTTAGAGAACGTCGCTTACGCAATTAGATTTCCAACACCGCGCCGGTATCCGCGCTGGTGACAAAATGTGAATACCGCTTCAACCACTTGGATGTGATC contains the following coding sequences:
- the ilvB gene encoding biosynthetic-type acetolactate synthase large subunit, yielding MKKKGAEIVWECLVREGVEVVFGYPGGANMPIYDAMLNYPVHHVLVRHEQGAAHMADGYARTSGKVGVAMATSGPGATNLVTGICTAMMDSVPTVFITGQVASHLIGGDAFQETDVTGITLPITKHNYLVTRADEIAETIREAFYIARSGRPGPVLIDICKNAQVESCEFVYPEEVKLVGYKPVTRSPRNLLEQAVALIEKAKKPVILCGHGVLMSKAEDELMQFAVKTQTPVASTLLGLGAFPASHELSLGMMGMHGEAYANLAIQNSDLILAFGMRFDDRVTGTLKTYAPKAKKIHIEIDPSEMHKNVQVDVPLVGDVKTVVGDLIPLVDEYDHDEWKQEIQNWKDDSDSRDIKNWDGDGKLYVAHLIADIWKATGGGAIVATDVGQHQMWTAQYYQLEKPNRWLTSGGAGTMGFGLPSAIGAWFAAKDQEIWAVAGDGGFQMTAAELTTAVQEGANVKVAIMNNNFLGMVRQWQEFFFDKRYSAVNMLTPDFVKLAEAHGVPARRVTQRDEVDDAIAWARQINGPVVLEFKVEQEEAVYPMVPQGAALHEMIRRPVKA